The Lutra lutra chromosome 10, mLutLut1.2, whole genome shotgun sequence genome contains a region encoding:
- the LOC125078563 gene encoding olfactory receptor 4P4-like, producing MESQRNISEFILLGLSYNQNIQKFCFVFFLFCYVSVLVGNLLILVSVQCSDLCYQPMYYFLSHLSFMDICYTSCVTPKLIGDLLLARKTISYDNCMLQVFALHFLGMIEILILTVMAFDRYAAICKPLHYLLIMNRTRCHHLVLAAWAGGALHSSSQFSLIIGLPFCGPNEINHYFCDIFPLLKVACPDTYIIGVLVVANSGMVALVTFVLLFGSYVVILLSLRNLSAEGRLKALSTCGSHITVVILFFGPSIFAYLRPPTTFPEDKIFALFYTIIAPMFNPLIYTLRNTEMIKAMRSVWCQRILSEEKHN from the coding sequence ATGGAAAGTCAGAGAAACATCTCAGAATTCATCCTTTTGGGACTTTCTTATAACCAGAACATAcaaaaattttgctttgttttcttcttattttgttatgtttccGTCTTGGTGGGAAATCTCCTAATTCTTGTCTCTGTTCAATGCAGTGACCTTTGTTACCAACCGATGTACTATTTCCTCAGCCACTTATCCTTTATGGACATTTGCTACACCTCCTGTGTGACACCCAAACTGATTGGTGACCTGCTACTGGCTAGAAAAACCATCTCTTATGATAACTGCATGTTACAGGTCTTTGCCTTGCACTTCCTGGGAATGATTGAAATCCTCATTCTTACAGTCATGGCCTTTGATCGCTACGCTGCCATCTGCAAACCTCTCCACTACCTGCTTATCATGAACAGGACAAGGTGCCATCACCTAGTCTTGGCTGCGTGGGCTGGCGGGGCTCTCCATTCTTCTTCTCAGTTTTCTCTGATAATCGGGTTGCCCTTCTGTGGCCCCAATGAAATCAATCACTACTTTTGTGATATCTTCCCTCTGCTGAAAGTTGCCTGCCCTGATACCTACATCATTGGTGTCCTTGTGGTTGCCAATTCAGGAATGGTTGCTTTAGTAACCTTTGTTCTCTTGTTTGGGTCTTATGTTGTTATATTACTGAGTTTAAGAAATCTCTCAGCTGAGGGAAGACTCAAAGCTCTCTCTACCTGTGGGTCTCATATCACTGTGGTCATCTTATTTTTTGGACCTTCAATATTTGCCTACCTTCGACCTCCTACCACTTTCCCTGAGGACAAAATATTTGCACTATTTTACACCATCATTGCTCCTATGTTCAATCCCCTAATCTATACTCTGAGAAATACAGAGATGATAAAAGCCATGAGAAGCGTTTGGTGTCAAAGGATATTGtcagaagaaaaacacaattgA
- the LOC125079837 gene encoding olfactory receptor 4P4-like, translating to MENKNNVTVFILLGLSQNKNIEILCFVLFLFCYIAIWVGNLLIIISVMCSPLMNQPMYFFLNCLSLSDLCYTSTVTPKLMADLLAERKTISYSNCMTQLFILHFLGGVEIFILTGMAYDRYVAICKPLHYTVIMSREKCHTIITACCTGALIHSASQFLLTIFLPFCGPNEIDHYFCDVYPLLKLACTDTYRIGLLVVVNSGLIALMTFVILMVSYFLILYTLRAYPAESRSKALSTCSSHVTVVVLFFVPVLFIYIRPTTTFPEDKVFALFYTIIAPMFNPLIYTLRNMEMKNAMKKMWYHHLFWEGK from the coding sequence ATGGAAAATAAGAATAACGTCACTGTGTTTATTCTCTTGGGACTCTCTCAAAACAAGAACATTGAAATCCTctgctttgtattatttttattttgctacatTGCTATTTGGGTGGGAAACTTGCTCATAATAATTTCTGTCATGTGCAGTCCACTAATGAACCaacccatgtatttcttccttaattgcCTCTCACTCTCTGACCTTTGCTACACCTCAACAGTGACACCTAAGCTAATGGCTGATTTACTGGCAGAAAGGAAGACCATTTCCTACAGTAACTGCATGACACAGCTTTTTATCCTGCACTTTCTTGGAGGGGTGGAGATCTTCATCCTCACAGggatggcctatgaccgctacgtggccatctgcaaaccccTGCACTACACCGTCATCATGAGCAGAGAGAAGTGTCACACAATCATCACAGCCTGCTGTACTGGGGCCTTAATCCACTCTGCAAGTCAGTTCCTTCTCACCATCTTCCTACCCTTCTGTGGCCCCAATGAGATAGATCACTACTTCTGTGACGTGTATCCTTTACTGAAGCTGGCCTGCACGGACACATACAGAATTGGTCTCTTGGTCGTTGTGAACTCAGGACTGATAGCTCTGATGACTTTTGTGATTTTGATGGTGTCCTATTTTCTGATATTATACACCCTTAGGGCTTACCCTGCAGAGAGCCGCTCCAAAGCTCTTTCCACTTGCAGTTCCCATGTCACAGTTGTGGTTCTGTTCTTTGTGCCTGTTCTCTTCATTTACATTCGGCCCACGACAACTTTCCCAGAAGACAAAGTGTTTGCTCTTTTCTACACCATTATTGCCCCCATGTTCAACCCTCTGATCTACACACTGAGAAACATGGAGATGAAGAATgccatgaagaaaatgtggtatcaTCATTTGTTTTGGGAAGGGAAGTAA
- the LOC125078560 gene encoding LOW QUALITY PROTEIN: olfactory receptor 4P4-like (The sequence of the model RefSeq protein was modified relative to this genomic sequence to represent the inferred CDS: deleted 1 base in 1 codon) has protein sequence MENINNITEFVLLGLSQNKKIRHLCFLLFLFCYIGIWMGNLLIMISITCSQLIDQPMYFFLNKLALSDLCYTSTVAPKLVTDLLAESNMISYTRCMIQLFVMHFFGGIEVFILTGMAYDRYVAICKPLHYAAIMNRRRCYAIVIASCTGAFLHSFIQCLLTINLPFCGPNEIDHYFCDVYPLLKLACTDTYRVGILVVANSGMMGLVTFVVSVLSYLLILYTLRAYPAESRSKALSTCTSHVTVVLLFFVPVLFIYIRPAMTFPEDKVFALFYTIIVPMFNPLIYTFRNTEMKNTLRKVWCQKLCLSGRQIII, from the exons ATGGAAAATATTAACAACATCACTGAATTTGTTCTTTTGGGACTTTCCCAGAATAAGAAGATTAGACACTTGTGCTTTCTACTCTTCTTATTTTGTTACATAGGTATTTGGATGGGAAACTTGCTCATAATGATTTCGATCACATGCAGTCAGCTCATTGACCAACCCATGTATTTC TTCCTCAATAAACTTGCCCTCTCAGATCTGTGTTATACCTCAACGGTGGCACCCAAGCTAGTTACCGACTTGCTGGCAGAAAGTAACATGATTTCTTACACCAGGTGTATGATACAGCTTTTTGTCATGCACTTCTTTGGGGGGATTGAAGTCTTCATCCTCACAGggatggcctatgaccgctacgTAGCCATCTGCAAGCCCCTGCACTATGCCGCCATCATGAACAGGCGGAGGTGTTATGCCATCGTCATTGCTAGCTGTACTGGGGCATTTCTGCATTCTTTCATCCAATGTCTCCTTACCATCAATTTACCTTTCTGTGGCCCCAATGAAATAGATCACTACTTTTGTGATGTGTACCCTTTGCTGAAACTGGCCTGCACAGATACCTATAGAGTTGGGATCCTCGTGGTTGCCAATTCAGGCATGATGGGTTTGGTGACATTTGTGGTCTCGGTGCTGTCTTATTTACTGATATTATACACCCTTAGGGCTTACCCTGCAGAGAGCCGCTCCAAAGCTCTTTCCACCTGCACTTCCCACGTCACAGTCGTGCTTCTGTTCTTTGTGCCCGTTCTCTTCATTTACATTCGACCGGCTATGACTTTTCCGGAAGACAAAGTGTTTGCTCTTTTCTACACCATCATTGTGCCCATGTTCAACCCTCTGATCTACACATTCAGAAACACAGAGATGAAGAATACCTTGAGGAAAGTGTGGTGCCAGAAACTGTGTTTGAGTGGAAGGCAAATCATTATATAG
- the LOC125079838 gene encoding olfactory receptor 4P4-like: MENRNHVTEFILLGLSKNKKIQILCFLFFLLCYLAIWLGNLIIMTSITCSQLINQPMYFFLNYLALSGLLYTSTVTPKLMTDLLTEKKVISYKNCMTQLFTTHFFGGVEVFIITGMAYDRYVAVCKPLHYAILMNRQKCNSILRASCAGGFLHSLGLFLHTIFLPFCGPNEIDHYFCDVYPLLKLACTDTHKIGFLVIANSGLMGLVIFMVLMASYFMILYNVRAYSAKNRHKALSTCSSHITVVILFFAPVIFVYIRPATTLPEDKVFTLFYTIIVPMLNPLIYTLRNTEMKNAIKKVWCTGRFWKGIPMI; the protein is encoded by the coding sequence ATGGAAAATAGGAATCATGTTACTGAGTTTATTCTCTTGGGACTTTCTAAGAATAAGAAAATCCAAATTCtctgctttctatttttcttactctgttACCTGGCTATCTGGTTGGGGAATTTGATTATTATGACTTCCATCACATGCAGTCAGCTAATTAATCAgcccatgtatttcttccttaattaCCTTGCCCTCTCAGGCCTCCTTTACACCTCCACTGTGACACCCAAACTCATGACAGACTTACTGACAGAGAAGAAGGTCATTTCCTATAAAAACTGCATGACACAGCTGTTTACCACACACTTCTTTGGAGGAGTCGAGGTCTTCATCATCACAGgaatggcctatgaccgctacgTGGCCGTCTGCAAGCCACTCCATTATGCCATCCTGATGAACAGGCAAAAGTGTAATTCAATTCTCAGGGCATCCTGTGCAGGGGGCTTTCTGCATTCCCTTGGATTGTTTCTTCATACAATTTTTTTACCGTTCTGTGGCCCCAATGAAATAGATCACTATTTTTGCGATGTATACCCTTTGTTGAAACTGGCCTGCACTGATACACACAAAATCGGTTTCTTAGTCATTGCCAATTCAGGCCTGATGGGACTGGTGATCTTCATGGTTTTGATGGCCTCCTACTTTATGATATTATATAATGTGAGAGCATATTCTGCCAAGAACCGCCACAAAGCACTTTCCACTTGCAGCTCCCACATCACGGTTGTGATCCTGTTTTTTGCACCTGTCATCTTTGTTTACATTAGACCTGCCACAACTTTACCAGAAGATAAAGTGTTTACACTCTTCTACACAATCATTGTCCCCATGCTCAATCCTCTTATCTACACACttagaaacacagaaatgaaaaatgccataAAGAAAGTTTGGTGCACTGGAAGGTTTTGGAAAGGAATTCCAATGATTTGA